The Candidatus Zixiibacteriota bacterium genome includes a region encoding these proteins:
- the rplO gene encoding 50S ribosomal protein L15 translates to MKLNELKKPAGSTTSRKRVGRGPGSGLGEQSTRGGKGARARAGFKYKAWHEGGQMPLVRRLPKRGFRNYTRVEYQVVNVADIDRKFASGGEITLAALHQAKLIKSLNLPVKVLGNGELKKNVTIKVHAASQSAIDKVTAAGGKVEIVK, encoded by the coding sequence ATGAAACTCAACGAACTCAAAAAGCCCGCCGGTTCCACTACCAGTCGCAAACGCGTCGGCCGCGGCCCCGGCTCCGGGTTGGGCGAGCAGTCCACCCGCGGCGGCAAGGGCGCTCGCGCCCGCGCCGGCTTCAAGTATAAAGCCTGGCACGAAGGCGGTCAGATGCCGCTCGTCCGGCGCCTCCCCAAGCGCGGCTTCCGCAACTACACCCGCGTCGAATATCAGGTTGTCAATGTCGCTGATATCGACCGCAAGTTCGCGTCTGGCGGTGAGATCACCCTCGCGGCGCTCCACCAGGCCAAGCTGATCAAGTCCCTGAACCTGCCGGTCAAGGTTCTCGGTAACGGTGAATTGAAGAAAAACGTGACGATTAAGGTGCACGCTGCGTCCCAGTCGGCGATCGACAAGGTGACCGCCGCTGGAGGGAAGGTAGAAATCGTCAAGTGA
- the rpmD gene encoding 50S ribosomal protein L30 has product MAKQLKITLVKGLSGHIQAHRDTVAALGLRKLHHSVIKQDTPQIRGMVKSISYLLKVEEL; this is encoded by the coding sequence ATGGCCAAGCAACTCAAAATCACGCTGGTCAAAGGACTGTCCGGCCATATCCAGGCGCACCGCGACACCGTCGCTGCCCTCGGCCTGCGCAAACTGCATCACTCCGTGATCAAGCAGGACACGCCGCAGATCCGCGGCATGGTCAAGTCGATTTCGTATCTGCTCAAGGTGGAGGAACTGTAG